A single region of the Archangium lipolyticum genome encodes:
- a CDS encoding dienelactone hydrolase family protein has translation MAEQAKLTPADGAELPGYLKQAEGGTSRGAVVVIHEWWGLTEQMCGVVDRLAREGFTAFAPDLYRGQLAKDAAQAEKLMNEMNDRQAVEDLSRAVEALRRRAPGTKVAVMGFCMGGALTLAAAAHDGSVAAAVPFYGIPPEEADVTKIRCPVLGHFANIDDWCTPDRVDALEKKLKGASVPAEIHRYDAGHAFFNEKRPEVYSPQNAELAWKRTVEFLRVKLG, from the coding sequence ATGGCCGAGCAGGCGAAGCTGACGCCGGCGGATGGAGCGGAGCTTCCGGGCTACCTGAAGCAGGCGGAGGGCGGCACGAGCCGCGGTGCGGTGGTCGTCATCCACGAGTGGTGGGGCCTCACGGAGCAGATGTGCGGCGTGGTGGACCGGCTGGCGCGCGAGGGATTCACCGCGTTCGCACCAGACCTCTACCGGGGCCAGTTGGCGAAGGACGCGGCCCAGGCCGAGAAGCTGATGAACGAGATGAACGACCGTCAGGCGGTGGAGGACCTCTCGCGCGCGGTGGAAGCGCTGCGGCGGCGCGCGCCGGGCACGAAGGTGGCGGTGATGGGCTTCTGCATGGGCGGAGCGCTCACGCTGGCGGCCGCGGCCCATGACGGGAGCGTCGCCGCCGCCGTGCCCTTCTACGGGATTCCTCCCGAGGAGGCGGACGTGACGAAGATCCGCTGCCCGGTCCTGGGGCACTTCGCGAACATCGATGACTGGTGCACGCCCGACCGGGTGGATGCGCTGGAGAAGAAGCTGAAGGGCGCGAGCGTGCCGGCGGAGATTCACCGGTACGACGCAGGCCACGCCTTCTTCAACGAGAAGCGGCCCGAGGTGTACTCGCCCCAGAACGCCGAGCTCGCGTGGAAGCGCACGGTGGAGTTCCTCCGCGTGAAGCTCGGCTGA
- a CDS encoding carboxypeptidase-like regulatory domain-containing protein: protein MRLSLLSLGLLSACTLRPYYRQVVPPDVARLNPQQAQGMKDVTMRVVDPSTGQPIPRARVLLESTRGRITVTSDADGLVQLPVTPHLLADNPLVEVVLPKGVRSYSFQLVNMEPEPAQQPATGSGEQQPPQG, encoded by the coding sequence ATGCGACTTTCCCTGCTGTCCCTCGGCCTGCTGTCGGCCTGTACGTTGCGTCCGTACTACCGGCAGGTGGTCCCGCCCGATGTGGCGCGGCTGAATCCGCAGCAGGCCCAGGGGATGAAGGACGTGACGATGCGCGTGGTGGATCCGTCCACGGGCCAGCCCATCCCTAGAGCGCGGGTGCTGCTCGAATCGACTCGGGGGCGCATCACCGTGACGAGCGACGCGGACGGCCTTGTCCAGTTGCCGGTGACGCCGCACCTGTTGGCGGACAATCCGCTGGTGGAGGTGGTGCTGCCGAAAGGCGTGCGGAGCTACTCCTTCCAGTTGGTGAACATGGAGCCCGAGCCCGCGCAACAGCCCGCGACCGGGTCCGGGGAGCAGCAGCCGCCCCAGGGCTGA
- a CDS encoding metallophosphoesterase codes for MSIPRTEAALARATEAANRGPHSAPPDGHPRSRHLAIGDPQADITRFFALLDRHGLLGPDGRLLPEVQLVSVGDHFDWGKAHERDAVATSALRLLAWMASHPADQAVLLLGNHDLGRVGELSGFTDARFAAAQVEADRIYQGDDTDEVQERDFLSRYPEVPNVELVARDFGTFREVQRDWVAYLLRAGRFRVAHAAAEDLLVLHAGVTREDLLTAGVPDSLQARAPVVADTLNRVLDTAVAAWKQGPFSIPGLHHPGNATYGEGRGIFYQRASLRPEDAAHRTATPRRRFDPHRLPPGLVQVVGHTRDKRSRELLALPLEDMRDGVLRHLVTHGTSLHYRPGTPPPTGPGEAVLVFTDGGMRESPLELFELFDLDTRAPARPHEATHQGGQE; via the coding sequence GTGAGCATCCCCCGTACCGAGGCCGCCCTGGCCCGCGCCACCGAGGCCGCCAACCGTGGTCCCCACTCCGCGCCACCCGACGGCCATCCCCGCTCGCGGCACCTCGCCATCGGCGACCCCCAGGCGGACATCACCCGCTTCTTCGCCCTGCTCGACCGCCACGGGCTGCTCGGCCCGGACGGAAGGCTGCTCCCCGAGGTCCAGCTCGTCTCGGTGGGAGACCACTTCGACTGGGGCAAGGCCCACGAACGCGACGCCGTGGCCACCAGCGCGTTGAGGCTGCTCGCGTGGATGGCCTCGCACCCGGCCGACCAGGCCGTGCTGCTGCTGGGCAACCATGACCTGGGCCGCGTGGGCGAGCTGTCCGGCTTCACCGACGCGCGCTTCGCCGCCGCACAGGTGGAAGCCGACCGCATCTACCAGGGCGACGACACCGACGAGGTCCAGGAGCGCGACTTCCTCTCGCGCTACCCGGAGGTGCCCAACGTCGAGCTGGTGGCGCGCGACTTCGGCACCTTCCGCGAGGTGCAGCGCGACTGGGTGGCGTACCTGCTGCGCGCCGGCCGCTTCCGGGTGGCCCACGCCGCGGCGGAGGACCTGCTCGTCCTGCATGCCGGCGTCACGCGGGAGGACCTCCTCACGGCGGGAGTACCCGACTCCCTCCAGGCCCGTGCCCCCGTGGTGGCCGACACGCTCAACCGGGTGCTCGACACCGCGGTGGCGGCCTGGAAGCAGGGCCCCTTCTCCATTCCCGGTCTGCACCACCCCGGCAACGCCACGTACGGCGAGGGCCGGGGCATCTTCTATCAGCGCGCCAGCCTGCGCCCCGAGGACGCCGCCCACCGCACCGCCACGCCGCGCCGCCGGTTCGATCCGCACCGGCTGCCTCCCGGGCTCGTCCAGGTGGTGGGCCACACGCGCGACAAGCGCAGCCGCGAGCTGCTCGCCCTGCCCCTCGAGGACATGCGCGACGGCGTGCTGCGCCACCTCGTCACCCACGGCACCTCCCTCCACTACCGCCCCGGGACGCCCCCCCCGACTGGCCCCGGCGAGGCGGTGCTCGTCTTCACCGACGGCGGCATGCGCGAGTCGCCGTTGGAGCTGTTCGAGCTCTTCGACCTCGACACCCGCGCACCCGCACGGCCGCACGAGGCAACGCACCAGGGAGGTCAGGAATGA
- a CDS encoding thioredoxin family protein, producing MRSLLSSLLAVGLLACTATRTSAVSETPAAHAKAPLPFIEDDYSRALSEAKSRGLPLFVDTWAPWCHTCRSMRAYVFTDEALAPHAGRFVWLELNTDLPGNAGFLEKYPVEFWPTFFIIDPREEKALVRFAGSATVAQLERLFEDGERAYRGGAQGPEALLARGDALYGEGKAAEAADVFAQALAGAPADWSRRGRALESLLMAQYGAKRHEACARTALAELPRVPPSPSRANAAGLGLSCSLSVAGDVPDVKQLRASLEAVAREAIAPDIAMPADDRSGVFEVLVGARESAGDEAGAKTVAGQWLTFLEGEAAKAPNPDARSVFDSHRMSAALVLGDLMRVVPAIEQSEKDLPDDYNPPARLANLYRRLGRLDDALAASGRALEKVQGGRRLRVLSERADIHVARGEKDAAVRTLEDALAYAKTLSGVQASPRQVAALEKKLADVKAKP from the coding sequence ATGCGATCGCTCCTGTCCAGCCTGCTCGCCGTGGGCCTGCTGGCCTGCACCGCCACGCGCACCTCGGCTGTATCCGAGACGCCGGCCGCGCACGCCAAGGCCCCTCTGCCGTTCATCGAGGATGACTACTCGCGCGCCCTGTCGGAGGCGAAGTCGAGGGGGTTGCCCCTCTTCGTCGATACCTGGGCCCCGTGGTGTCACACCTGCCGCTCGATGCGCGCCTATGTCTTCACGGACGAGGCGCTCGCGCCGCATGCCGGACGGTTCGTCTGGCTCGAGCTCAACACGGACCTTCCTGGCAACGCGGGCTTCCTGGAGAAGTACCCGGTCGAGTTCTGGCCCACCTTCTTCATCATCGATCCGAGGGAGGAGAAGGCGCTCGTGCGCTTCGCGGGCAGCGCCACCGTTGCCCAGCTCGAGAGGCTCTTCGAGGACGGCGAGCGCGCGTACCGCGGGGGGGCGCAGGGACCGGAGGCGCTGCTGGCCCGGGGCGATGCCCTGTATGGCGAGGGCAAGGCGGCCGAGGCGGCGGATGTGTTCGCCCAGGCGCTGGCCGGGGCTCCCGCGGACTGGTCCCGCCGTGGCCGCGCGCTGGAGTCGCTCCTGATGGCGCAGTACGGGGCGAAGCGTCACGAGGCATGTGCCCGGACGGCGCTGGCGGAGCTGCCCCGGGTGCCCCCCTCGCCCTCGCGGGCGAACGCGGCGGGTCTCGGGCTCTCCTGCTCGCTGTCGGTGGCGGGCGATGTGCCGGACGTGAAGCAGCTGAGGGCCTCGTTGGAGGCGGTGGCGCGCGAGGCCATCGCCCCGGACATCGCCATGCCGGCCGATGACCGCTCGGGAGTCTTCGAGGTGCTGGTCGGGGCCCGCGAGTCGGCGGGTGACGAGGCCGGTGCGAAGACGGTGGCGGGGCAGTGGCTCACCTTCCTCGAGGGCGAGGCCGCGAAGGCGCCGAACCCGGATGCGCGTTCCGTGTTCGACTCGCACCGCATGTCCGCGGCGTTGGTGCTGGGCGACCTGATGCGGGTGGTGCCGGCCATCGAGCAGAGCGAGAAGGATCTCCCGGATGACTACAACCCGCCCGCGCGTCTGGCCAACCTCTACCGGAGGCTGGGCCGGCTGGACGATGCGCTGGCGGCGAGTGGCCGGGCCCTGGAGAAGGTGCAGGGTGGCCGACGGCTGCGTGTCCTCTCGGAGCGGGCGGACATCCACGTCGCCCGGGGCGAGAAGGACGCGGCGGTGCGCACGCTGGAAGACGCGCTCGCCTACGCGAAGACGCTCTCCGGGGTGCAGGCCTCTCCGCGCCAGGTGGCGGCGCTGGAGAAGAAGCTGGCGGACGTGAAGGCGAAGCCGTGA
- a CDS encoding sigma-54-dependent transcriptional regulator, producing MSGRVLLVDDDPSMVALLSLHLTRRGFKVTSLTDPQAALPLLMEQPFDVVLTDLHMSGLSGTELCERVVANLPDLPVVVMTAFGNMQTVVAALRAGAYDFITKPVEVDDLVHTLSRAVQNYHLKGEVVRLTKVVAESQRLGGGLLGSSPPMRKVYDLLTRIADSDASVIINGESGTGKELVARALHEKSRRASGPFVAINCAAMPEALLESELFGHARGAFTDAKAARAGLFVQAHGGTLFLDEVGEMPLGLQPKLLRALQERSVRPVGGDHEVSFDVRVVAATNRDLEGMVEENRFREDLYYRLNVVQMELPPLRARGGDILLLAQHFVEHFAARANKRVTGLNETVAERLMSYSWPGNVRELRNCIERAVAVTVTEHLAVEDLPEKIRAYRASHVVVASGDPSELTTLEEVERRYILRVMEEVKGNKSLAAQILGLDRKTLYRKLDRIKGSGE from the coding sequence ATGAGTGGCCGAGTCCTCCTCGTCGACGATGACCCGAGCATGGTGGCACTGCTGTCCCTGCACCTCACCCGGCGCGGCTTCAAGGTCACTTCGCTGACGGACCCCCAGGCGGCGCTGCCCCTGTTGATGGAGCAGCCCTTCGACGTGGTCCTCACCGACCTGCACATGAGCGGGCTGAGCGGCACCGAGCTGTGCGAGCGCGTGGTGGCCAACCTGCCGGACCTGCCGGTGGTGGTGATGACGGCCTTCGGCAACATGCAGACGGTCGTCGCGGCCCTGCGCGCCGGGGCCTACGACTTCATCACCAAGCCCGTGGAGGTGGATGACCTGGTGCATACCCTCTCCCGGGCCGTGCAGAACTACCACCTCAAGGGCGAGGTGGTGCGTCTGACCAAGGTCGTCGCCGAGTCCCAGCGCCTGGGCGGCGGCCTGCTCGGCTCCAGCCCGCCGATGCGCAAGGTGTACGACCTGCTCACCCGCATCGCGGACTCGGACGCGTCGGTCATCATCAACGGCGAGAGCGGCACGGGCAAGGAGCTGGTGGCGCGGGCGCTCCACGAGAAGAGCCGGCGCGCCTCGGGGCCCTTCGTGGCCATCAACTGCGCGGCCATGCCCGAGGCCCTGTTGGAGAGCGAGCTGTTCGGCCATGCCCGGGGCGCCTTCACCGACGCCAAGGCGGCGCGCGCGGGTCTCTTCGTCCAGGCGCACGGCGGCACCCTCTTCCTCGACGAGGTGGGCGAGATGCCCCTGGGCCTCCAGCCCAAGCTGCTGCGCGCCCTGCAAGAGCGCTCGGTGCGCCCGGTGGGTGGAGACCACGAGGTGTCCTTCGACGTGCGCGTGGTGGCCGCCACCAACCGCGACCTGGAGGGCATGGTGGAGGAGAACCGCTTCCGCGAGGACCTCTACTACCGCCTCAACGTGGTGCAGATGGAGCTGCCGCCGCTGCGCGCGCGCGGCGGGGACATCCTCCTGCTGGCCCAGCACTTCGTCGAGCACTTCGCCGCCCGCGCCAACAAGCGGGTGACGGGCCTCAACGAGACCGTGGCCGAGCGGCTGATGAGCTACAGCTGGCCCGGCAACGTGCGCGAGCTGCGCAACTGCATCGAGCGCGCCGTGGCCGTCACCGTCACCGAGCACCTCGCGGTGGAGGATCTGCCGGAGAAGATTCGCGCCTACCGCGCCTCGCACGTGGTGGTGGCCAGTGGAGACCCCTCGGAGCTCACCACCCTGGAAGAGGTCGAGCGCCGCTACATCCTCCGCGTCATGGAGGAGGTGAAGGGCAACAAGTCGCTCGCCGCCCAGATTCTCGGGCTGGACCGCAAGACGCTCTACCGCAAGCTCGACCGCATCAAGGGCTCGGGGGAGTAG
- a CDS encoding protein kinase domain-containing protein — translation MAGTADSWMGRVVAGRYQVTGTLGHGGMGTVYEAEQLGLERYVALKVLHPHVARTPGAPARFQREAQLLARLEHPGAVHVFDHGADGEDLYLAMERVFGVPLDAVLETHGPLEVKAAVELVVQVLEVLDAAHGLGIVHRDLKPSNVMRVGEPSAFSVKVLDFGLAALVHEEQHSRLTGSGQVLGTPAYMSPEQCRGEPLDARADLYSVGCLLHELLVGRAPFGDSPAVEVMSGHLYRPPPPLRQLQPERGIPEALETLVLACLAKEKAQRPASARELAFRLRETLAPPAPARGEGKKQERSRAVTATPAAHSPDVLARPVAIIEPGGPANPHGIGTALAVAGYQVVPASADSPLEGMHALVVVPRSAQAQEEALTLASTLAARPQAPPVLLCGSGEDFSLMSRAVASGVYDYVPLPVDPTDLARKVGRALRSRR, via the coding sequence ATGGCGGGCACGGCGGACTCCTGGATGGGGCGCGTGGTGGCCGGGCGCTACCAGGTGACGGGAACACTCGGGCACGGCGGCATGGGGACGGTGTACGAGGCCGAGCAGCTCGGTCTCGAGCGCTATGTGGCCCTCAAGGTGCTGCACCCGCATGTCGCCAGGACGCCCGGCGCTCCGGCCCGCTTCCAGCGCGAGGCCCAGCTCCTGGCCCGGCTCGAGCACCCGGGCGCGGTGCACGTGTTCGACCACGGTGCCGACGGGGAGGACCTCTACCTCGCCATGGAGCGCGTCTTCGGCGTTCCCCTGGACGCGGTGCTGGAGACCCACGGGCCGCTGGAGGTGAAGGCCGCCGTGGAGCTGGTGGTGCAGGTGTTGGAGGTGCTCGACGCCGCGCACGGCCTGGGCATCGTGCACCGCGACCTCAAGCCCTCCAATGTCATGCGGGTGGGCGAACCCTCCGCCTTCTCGGTGAAGGTGCTCGACTTCGGGCTGGCCGCCCTCGTGCACGAGGAGCAGCACTCCCGGCTGACCGGGAGCGGACAGGTGCTCGGCACGCCCGCGTACATGTCCCCGGAACAGTGCCGCGGCGAGCCGCTCGACGCTCGCGCCGACCTGTACTCCGTGGGGTGCCTGCTGCACGAGCTGCTCGTGGGCCGCGCGCCTTTCGGGGACTCGCCCGCCGTGGAGGTGATGAGCGGCCACCTGTACCGGCCACCTCCGCCCCTGCGCCAGCTCCAGCCGGAGCGCGGGATTCCCGAGGCGCTGGAGACGCTGGTGCTCGCGTGCCTCGCCAAGGAGAAGGCCCAGCGCCCCGCGAGCGCCCGCGAGCTGGCCTTCCGGCTCCGGGAGACACTGGCGCCCCCGGCTCCCGCGCGCGGTGAGGGCAAGAAGCAGGAGCGCTCTCGGGCCGTGACCGCCACGCCCGCCGCGCACTCGCCCGACGTCCTCGCGCGGCCCGTGGCCATCATCGAGCCCGGAGGGCCCGCCAATCCCCATGGCATCGGCACCGCCCTCGCGGTGGCCGGGTACCAGGTGGTCCCCGCCAGCGCGGACAGCCCCCTGGAGGGCATGCACGCCCTGGTGGTGGTGCCCCGGAGCGCCCAGGCCCAGGAGGAAGCGCTCACCCTGGCGAGCACCCTGGCCGCCCGGCCCCAGGCCCCGCCCGTGCTGCTGTGTGGGAGCGGCGAGGACTTCTCGCTGATGTCGCGCGCCGTCGCGAGCGGGGTGTACGACTACGTGCCCCTGCCCGTGGACCCCACGGATCTGGCCCGCAAGGTGGGCCGCGCGCTGCGCTCGCGCCGCTGA
- a CDS encoding GTPase, whose product MNDLAHLRTALESARDALPPPEHFPEATDADTARRLLERLRRDLLPRLGGADAPLLLVAIAGPNNVGKSTLFNALVGTPLSPARPEGGLTKQCLAAAHPDTWTGSLKDFLTRRYDIVPVSSGEAAPVDQPGPSGRLYLVLAEAVPRGLVVMDTPDFDSVYRDNRERAEALLVTVDVLAFVVSRQTYQNAALVDFLRAAVGHGRPYLLVYNEATREEVARGHLEKLASDVGHPPLARYLAPHQPEVEAGEKPLATNPLDTSPPLAALLGEAEHARALKAQALAASLRDARAEMEQLARAATAATREPERLRQRVRHELLTVGRHAALKAVPADVLVEAFRDELDARSAFHRYVRLPFRGLATALTFLSRQVRRSFTGPEPAAAPVTQLTEDTLRDGVRRMVELFAPEVAAWHGDARTHALLAESFGPTTLARLDEPLGFEALHAQAADRDSLYAFCRGLVATELQGGMREELLQTLTTLVYSVPSGAAAVVTVATGGFGHDAVIWAGTLLSTPLLERFVDLLGADIRERVTSKWADAHGATLARALEERFFAGLLGQLDTRVSAWERTASALSDTTRRISC is encoded by the coding sequence ATGAACGACCTCGCCCACCTGCGCACCGCCCTCGAGTCCGCCCGCGACGCCCTCCCTCCCCCCGAGCACTTCCCGGAGGCCACCGACGCGGACACCGCCCGCCGCCTGCTGGAGCGGCTCCGGAGAGATCTGCTGCCCCGGCTCGGAGGCGCGGACGCCCCGCTGCTGCTCGTGGCCATCGCCGGGCCCAACAACGTGGGCAAGTCCACCCTCTTCAACGCCCTGGTGGGCACGCCCCTCTCCCCCGCGCGCCCCGAGGGAGGCCTCACCAAGCAGTGCCTCGCCGCCGCGCACCCGGACACCTGGACGGGCTCGCTCAAGGACTTCCTCACCCGCCGCTACGACATCGTCCCCGTGTCCTCGGGCGAGGCCGCGCCGGTGGACCAGCCCGGGCCCTCCGGGCGCCTCTACCTCGTGCTCGCCGAGGCCGTGCCCCGGGGGCTGGTGGTGATGGACACGCCGGACTTCGACAGCGTCTACCGCGACAACCGCGAGCGCGCCGAGGCCCTGCTCGTCACCGTGGACGTGCTCGCCTTCGTCGTCAGCCGGCAGACGTACCAGAACGCCGCGCTGGTGGACTTCCTGCGCGCCGCCGTGGGCCACGGACGGCCCTACCTCCTCGTCTACAACGAGGCCACGCGCGAGGAGGTGGCGCGCGGCCACCTGGAGAAGCTGGCCTCGGACGTGGGCCACCCGCCCCTGGCGCGCTACCTCGCCCCGCACCAGCCGGAGGTGGAGGCCGGGGAGAAGCCGCTCGCCACGAATCCCTTGGACACCTCGCCCCCGCTCGCCGCGCTGCTCGGGGAGGCCGAGCACGCCCGCGCCCTCAAGGCCCAGGCCCTGGCCGCCTCGCTCCGGGACGCGCGCGCGGAGATGGAGCAGCTGGCCCGGGCCGCCACCGCCGCCACCCGTGAGCCGGAGCGCCTGCGCCAGCGGGTGCGTCACGAGCTGCTCACGGTGGGCCGGCACGCGGCCCTCAAGGCGGTGCCCGCGGACGTGCTGGTGGAGGCCTTCCGCGACGAGCTGGACGCGCGCAGCGCCTTCCACCGCTACGTGCGCCTGCCCTTCCGGGGACTGGCCACCGCCCTCACCTTCCTCTCGCGCCAGGTGCGCCGCTCCTTCACCGGCCCCGAGCCCGCGGCCGCCCCGGTGACCCAGCTCACCGAGGACACCCTGCGGGATGGGGTGCGGCGCATGGTGGAGCTCTTCGCCCCGGAGGTGGCCGCGTGGCATGGCGACGCCCGGACGCACGCGCTCCTCGCCGAGTCCTTCGGGCCCACCACCCTGGCGCGCCTGGACGAGCCCCTGGGCTTCGAGGCGCTCCATGCCCAGGCGGCGGACCGAGACAGTCTCTACGCCTTCTGCCGGGGCCTGGTGGCCACCGAGCTCCAGGGCGGCATGCGCGAGGAGCTGCTACAGACCCTCACCACGCTCGTCTACTCGGTGCCCTCGGGAGCCGCGGCGGTGGTGACGGTGGCCACCGGCGGCTTCGGCCATGACGCCGTCATCTGGGCCGGCACGCTGCTGTCCACGCCCCTGCTGGAGCGCTTCGTGGACCTGCTGGGCGCTGACATCCGCGAGCGCGTCACCTCCAAGTGGGCCGATGCCCACGGCGCCACCCTCGCGCGGGCCCTGGAGGAGCGCTTCTTCGCGGGTCTCCTGGGCCAACTGGACACGCGGGTCTCCGCCTGGGAACGCACCGCTTCCGCGCTGTCCGACACGACCCGGCGGATCTCCTGCTGA
- a CDS encoding helix-turn-helix domain-containing protein, whose product MDKKLAKTIGEAARSARLRAQLTQADVAEMVDLVTEVYGRIERGGMVPSVPTLLRLCRALRISADELLGLAGPDGSLKLAEPPNEQGEKPEVRAVLRVLRQLDSGQIKLLGRLAVALKKE is encoded by the coding sequence ATGGACAAGAAACTGGCGAAGACGATTGGGGAGGCCGCCCGTTCGGCCCGTCTGCGTGCGCAGCTCACCCAGGCGGATGTGGCCGAGATGGTCGACCTGGTGACCGAGGTGTACGGGCGCATCGAGCGCGGCGGCATGGTGCCAAGCGTTCCGACGCTGCTGCGGCTGTGCCGCGCGCTGCGGATTTCCGCGGACGAGCTGTTGGGCCTTGCGGGACCGGATGGCTCGCTCAAGCTGGCCGAGCCGCCGAACGAGCAGGGCGAGAAGCCCGAGGTGCGCGCGGTGTTGCGCGTGCTGCGGCAGCTCGACTCCGGGCAGATCAAGTTGCTGGGCCGCCTGGCGGTCGCCCTGAAGAAGGAGTGA
- the traA gene encoding outer membrane exchange protein TraA, whose protein sequence is MHPSRRMVALAAMLMVVLAPAVHAEVLPTVVITGDPVAPSPALTGTGLCATSRTSTDPYEDFPQTNSGFIGGVNSFLETAPNSANPNARVTAVLRTLLDLSNNNTSGEQNGTYLSYGDYEKSVPGCPDGGCDFFGVNRAAAFATRLRGYLNITSDMVGLPVHFGFYADDAVAFSIYDNTPQRYQIINRPPRLGFATWRTTNSVTFTKPGLYPIEVLYAEVGEHAALEMSVLVGTFNDFERAANEDPVVRLRGAGFVLMKPADLYQTESGRPSYPDLGQCQQCNRQDANTAGNNGCGSAYYCNKAALCAPCESSLFCGDTCSPCGPSTPLCIKRNEKYTCVQCSEDSQCPNGRCDLTTNQCRGCNDDGDCRSEGKVCDLSQNECVVCNTDSNCPKGQVCSADHTCKECVTDAHCPRGQFCADNTCQTCGTQDSCAGTSCNCCPGGLKCASPVPGASPTCVECTADADCADGKTCDIANGRCVEKVAECNTSERCGEQCVKCPSNRPFCLDGQVCVECRSDLECGDGKFCLSGECASCTTDKRCGSRCEACTADAPFCLTDGTAQGSSCAGCLQDADCGPGGTCDPTTRTCGTSTCSVSCAEGQVCYGDSCVECFADAHCPCGGTCDTATNTCTTSCDASDDCLGVQHCSAATQQCERGRRKPGTEPQGGAFCCGTTADSTPGGLALLLLVAAFLALRHRGAA, encoded by the coding sequence GTGCACCCATCCCGAAGAATGGTCGCCCTGGCGGCGATGTTGATGGTGGTCCTGGCCCCGGCGGTCCACGCCGAGGTGCTGCCCACCGTGGTCATCACCGGGGACCCGGTGGCCCCGTCGCCGGCCCTGACAGGAACGGGTCTGTGCGCGACGTCGCGAACGTCAACGGACCCGTACGAGGACTTCCCCCAGACCAACTCCGGATTCATCGGCGGGGTGAACTCCTTCCTGGAAACCGCGCCCAACTCCGCCAATCCCAACGCGCGTGTCACTGCGGTGCTCCGGACCCTGTTGGATCTGTCGAACAACAACACCTCGGGCGAGCAGAACGGCACCTACCTGAGCTACGGCGACTATGAGAAGTCGGTCCCGGGGTGCCCGGATGGTGGATGCGACTTCTTCGGTGTGAACCGCGCGGCGGCCTTCGCCACGCGTCTGCGCGGTTACCTGAACATCACCTCGGACATGGTGGGCCTGCCCGTCCACTTCGGGTTCTACGCGGACGATGCCGTCGCGTTCAGCATCTACGACAACACTCCCCAGCGTTACCAAATCATCAACCGGCCGCCGAGGCTCGGATTCGCGACCTGGCGCACGACCAATAGCGTCACCTTCACGAAGCCCGGCCTCTACCCCATCGAGGTGCTTTATGCCGAGGTCGGCGAGCACGCCGCGCTGGAGATGTCGGTGCTGGTGGGGACCTTCAACGACTTCGAACGGGCGGCGAACGAAGATCCGGTCGTCAGACTGCGGGGCGCGGGTTTTGTCCTGATGAAGCCCGCCGACCTCTACCAGACGGAGAGTGGACGCCCGTCGTACCCGGACCTGGGTCAGTGCCAGCAGTGCAACCGGCAGGACGCGAACACCGCAGGCAACAACGGGTGCGGCTCGGCCTACTACTGTAACAAGGCGGCGCTGTGTGCCCCCTGTGAATCGTCGCTCTTCTGCGGTGACACCTGCTCGCCCTGCGGGCCCTCCACGCCGCTGTGCATCAAGCGCAACGAAAAGTACACCTGCGTCCAGTGCTCGGAGGACTCGCAGTGCCCCAACGGTCGCTGCGACCTGACCACCAACCAGTGCCGGGGCTGCAACGACGACGGTGACTGCCGCTCCGAGGGCAAGGTCTGCGACCTGTCCCAGAACGAGTGCGTGGTGTGCAACACCGACTCGAACTGCCCCAAGGGCCAGGTCTGCAGCGCCGACCACACGTGCAAGGAGTGCGTCACGGACGCGCACTGTCCTCGCGGTCAGTTCTGCGCCGACAATACGTGCCAGACGTGCGGCACCCAGGACAGCTGCGCGGGCACCTCGTGCAACTGCTGCCCCGGCGGCCTCAAGTGCGCCTCGCCCGTCCCCGGCGCTTCCCCCACCTGCGTGGAGTGCACCGCCGACGCAGACTGCGCCGACGGCAAGACGTGCGACATCGCCAACGGCCGCTGCGTGGAGAAGGTCGCCGAGTGCAACACCTCCGAGCGCTGCGGCGAGCAGTGCGTGAAGTGCCCCTCCAACCGGCCCTTCTGCCTCGACGGCCAGGTGTGCGTCGAGTGCCGCTCCGACCTCGAGTGTGGTGACGGCAAGTTCTGCCTCAGCGGCGAGTGCGCCTCGTGCACCACCGACAAGCGCTGCGGCTCGCGCTGCGAGGCCTGTACCGCCGACGCGCCCTTCTGCCTCACGGACGGCACCGCCCAGGGCAGTTCCTGCGCGGGCTGCCTCCAGGACGCCGACTGCGGCCCCGGCGGCACGTGCGACCCCACCACCCGCACCTGCGGCACCTCCACCTGCTCGGTGAGCTGCGCCGAGGGCCAGGTGTGCTACGGCGACTCCTGCGTGGAGTGCTTCGCCGATGCCCACTGCCCCTGCGGTGGCACCTGCGACACCGCCACCAACACCTGCACCACCTCGTGCGACGCCAGCGACGACTGCCTCGGCGTCCAGCACTGCTCCGCCGCCACCCAGCAGTGTGAGCGCGGCCGCCGCAAACCCGGCACCGAGCCTCAAGGTGGCGCCTTCTGCTGCGGCACCACCGCAGACAGCACTCCCGGTGGCCTCGCCCTGCTGCTCCTCGTGGCCGCCTTCCTCGCCCTCCGCCACCGGGGCGCCGCATGA